In the genome of Deinococcus carri, one region contains:
- a CDS encoding amino acid ABC transporter permease, with translation MQDVFTPEALRALWRGAQLTLSLTLLASVFGLLLGLVAGLGRMSRLAPLRLLAGAYIEIFRGTPLLVQLFFLFFALPQLTGVSLPAFNTAVLGLSLFAGAYAAEIIRGSLNAVDRGQVDAARALGLTPLQTLRLVLIPQAARTAVPALGNQFIGLLKDSSLASVITVSELLLTTRGLVSITYQPVPLYLAVALIYFLLSNVAARLFRLLERRLNRPYRTSAA, from the coding sequence ATGCAGGATGTCTTTACGCCCGAAGCCTTGCGGGCGCTGTGGCGCGGCGCGCAACTGACGCTCTCGCTGACGCTGCTCGCCAGCGTGTTCGGCCTGCTGCTGGGACTGGTGGCCGGGCTGGGGCGGATGTCGCGCCTGGCCCCGCTGCGCCTGCTGGCGGGTGCCTACATTGAGATTTTCCGGGGCACACCGCTGCTGGTGCAACTGTTCTTTCTGTTTTTCGCCCTGCCGCAACTGACCGGGGTGAGCCTGCCCGCCTTCAACACGGCGGTGTTGGGGCTGAGTCTCTTTGCAGGGGCCTACGCCGCCGAGATCATCCGGGGCAGCCTGAACGCGGTGGACCGGGGCCAGGTGGACGCGGCGCGGGCGCTGGGCCTGACGCCGCTGCAAACGCTGCGGCTGGTGCTGATTCCGCAGGCGGCCCGCACCGCCGTCCCTGCGCTGGGCAACCAGTTCATCGGGCTGCTCAAGGATTCCAGCCTCGCCAGCGTCATCACGGTCTCGGAGCTGCTGCTGACCACGCGCGGATTGGTGTCCATTACCTACCAGCCGGTGCCGCTGTACCTGGCCGTCGCCCTGATCTATTTCCTGCTGTCCAATGTGGCGGCGCGGCTGTTCCGGCTGCTGGAACGCCGCCTGAACCGGCCTTACCGGACCAGCGCAGCCTGA
- a CDS encoding thiamine diphosphokinase yields the protein MTAWILVGGRLVPTPALLALPRPDFVVAADSGARHAAALGVPVDAWVGDFDSSGGLSLEVPREVHPTAKDETDAELAVRLARERGATRLVFLGAFGGRFDHAAALVLGGVRLAREGLHVVLHSGDESGQPLLPGAAVALDLPPGATLSVLALSDLRGLTLTGVRWPLAGADVPLGSGWTVSNEAAGGPVRASLEGGLALVTVLHGGEAHLP from the coding sequence GTGACGGCCTGGATTCTGGTCGGCGGGCGGCTGGTGCCGACGCCCGCGCTGCTGGCCCTCCCCCGCCCCGACTTCGTGGTGGCCGCCGACAGCGGGGCACGGCACGCGGCGGCGCTGGGCGTGCCGGTAGACGCCTGGGTGGGCGACTTCGATTCCTCGGGCGGGCTGAGCCTGGAGGTCCCGCGCGAGGTTCACCCGACCGCCAAGGACGAGACGGACGCGGAACTGGCCGTGCGGCTGGCCCGCGAGCGGGGCGCGACCCGGCTGGTCTTCCTGGGGGCCTTCGGTGGCCGCTTCGACCATGCGGCGGCGCTGGTGCTGGGCGGCGTACGCCTCGCGCGGGAGGGCCTCCACGTCGTCCTGCACAGCGGCGACGAGAGTGGGCAACCGCTGCTGCCGGGTGCGGCGGTGGCCCTGGACCTCCCCCCCGGCGCGACCCTCAGCGTGCTGGCCCTGAGCGACCTGCGCGGCCTGACCCTGACCGGCGTGCGCTGGCCCCTCGCGGGAGCCGACGTGCCGCTGGGCAGCGGGTGGACGGTCAGCAACGAGGCGGCGGGCGGCCCGGTCAGGGCGAGTCTGGAAGGCGGGCTGGCGCTGGTGACCGTTCTGCATGGCGGGGAAGCCCACCTGCCGTGA